One window of the Branchiostoma lanceolatum isolate klBraLanc5 chromosome 3, klBraLanc5.hap2, whole genome shotgun sequence genome contains the following:
- the LOC136429753 gene encoding uncharacterized protein, which translates to MASRADHFFRVLKILFLFLALQIPHSSSLYQFSPQEVEMILQDACIVAGVLPLDEAVVSTLVSLERAFRYEEGVMVGVIHGDFRWETGEKLKWADERKLQGEPKDVAFFPRAAAQRNCLILPPKVKPRAHIYTESRSPEVMMEFLNQNCNTYRTLEGNLSFQGLHREEILENIFHVSDVSSFTMGVKFGLTNTTEQCMVNSHTAPTEAETCGLHEGFQSHDDFRTVRGHQNSESVTLDVENSGGERMELPSSGKQKVSDRIVECERISMPTRAEFFHNYVKHSRPVIITGAMDQWNVFEKWSNEFLRERFGKEEVHIKLTSGGEYEGVEDASLWEDFGTFQIPRQVRDKLPFPDLVVVRPATLNLKFGKFLAMIEETARSEVKNMSAYLEYSSIPQYMPSLEADIPGFPFVNNLLTRRHLNMWLSDGNTLGKLHFDPFDNLLCQISGKKEVILFEPHDNTRLYEAHIPEAILGFNNRTGKFRRKTLLDSTSMVMSPVDILKPNFKRFPKFAEAVPVNCTIEEGEVLYMPAHWWHLCITLYYLFLTQRFPKFADAVPMNCTIEEGEVLYMPAHWWHEVQSYPSSTQHRNLAINFWYEPFLTKEFPCQTCSLDVNPHYRHLLG; encoded by the exons ATGGCGTCTAGAGCCGACCATTTTTTCCGGGTTCTGAAGATATTGTTCTTATTTCTCGCGCTCCAGATCCCCCACTCCTCCTCCTTATACCAGTTCTCGCCTCAGGAGGTAGAAATGATTCTCCAAGACGCCTGTATCGTTGCCGGTGTGTTGCCGTTGGACGAGGCCGTGGTGTCGACCCTCGTGTCGCTGGAGAGGGCGTTTCGATACGAGGAGGGCGTGATGGTGGGAGTTATACACGGAGACTTCAG ATGGGAGACAGGTGAGAAACTGAAGTGGGCAGATGAGAGAAAACTTCAAGGTGAGCCTAAGGACGTGGCTTTCTTCCCTCGGGCGGCCGCGCAGAGGAACTGTCTCATCCTGCCCCCCAAGGTCAAACCAAGGGCACATATCTACACAGAGTCAAGGTCTCCCGAGGTCATGATGGAGTTCCTAAACCAGAACTGCAACACTTACAG aaCTCTTGAAGGAAACCTCTCTTTCCAAGGCCTCCATAGAGAAGAAATCCTGGAGAACATCTTCCATGTGTCTGATGTCAGCAGTTTTACCATGGGTGTCAAGTTTGGTCTGACCAACACAACAGAACAGTGCATGGTCAACAGCCACACAGCGCCTACAGAGGCTGAGACCTGTGGTTTACATGAGGGTTTTCAAAGCCATGATGACTTTAGGACTGTTAGAGGACACCAAAACTCAGAGTCTGTGACACTTGATGTTGAAAATAGTGGGGGAGAAAGAATGGAATTGCCCAGTTCAGGAAAACAGAAAGTTTCGGACAGAATAGTAGAATGTGAGAGAATATCCATGCCCACACGTGCAGAATTCTTCCACAACTACGTCAAACATTCGCGGCCAGTCATAATCACTGGGGCAATGGACCAATGGAACGTCTTCGAAAAGTGGTCCAATGAATTCCTCAGGGAAAGATTCGGCAAGGAAGAAGTCCACATAAAGCTGACGTCTGGAGGGGAGTACGAGGGAGTGGAGGACGCCTCCCTGTGGGAGGATTTTGGTACGTTCCAGATCCCCCGCCAAGTCCGAGACAAGTTGCCGTTCCCGGATCTGGTCGTGGTGCGGCCGGCAACCTTGAACCTGAAGTTTGGGAAGTTCCTTGCCATGATAGAAGAGACGGCGAGGTCAGAGGTGAAGAACATGTCGGCATACCTGGAGTACTCGTCGATTCCACAGTACATGCCATCCTTAGAGGCAGACATTCCTG GTTTCCCGTTCGTGAATAATCTGCTGACTAGGCGACACCTGAACATGTGGCTCAGCGACGGCAACACTCTCGGCAAGCTGCACTTTGACCCCTTTGACAACCTACTGTGCCAG ATAAGTGGGAAGAAGGAGGTGATCCTGTTTGAGCCCCACGACAACACCAGGCTGTACGAGGCACACATCCCCGAGGCAATCCTGGGGTTCAACAACAGGACTGGGAAGTTCCGCAGGAAAACCCTGCTGGATAGTACATCCATGGTCATGTCTCCTGTGGACATCCTCAAGCCAAACTTTAAG AGGTTCCCTAAGTTTGCTGAAGCCGTCCCTGTGAACTGTACTATAGAGGAGGGAGAGGTGCTGTACATGCCGGCACACTGGTGGCACCTCTGTATAACACTGTACTATTTGTTCCTTACACAGAGGTTCCCTAAGTTTGCTGACGCCGTCCCTATGAACTGTACTATAGAGGAGGGAGAGGTGCTGTACATGCCGGCACACTGGTGGCACGAGGTCCAGTCTTACCCCAGCTCCACTCAGCATAGGAATCTCGCCATCAACTTTTG GTATGAGCCGTTCCTGACCAAGGAGTTCCCCTGTCAGACCTGCAGCTTGGATGTGAACCCACACTATAGGCACCTGCTGGGCTGA